From the genome of Ahaetulla prasina isolate Xishuangbanna chromosome 15, ASM2864084v1, whole genome shotgun sequence, one region includes:
- the FZD10 gene encoding frizzled-10, giving the protein MSCGRRRRSSRPTLGVVLHLVCSCFGISSIDIDRPGDARCQPIEIPMCKDIGYNMTRMPNLMGHEDQQDAAIQLHEFAPLVEYGCHGHLKFFLCSLYAPMCTEQVSTPIPACRVMCEQARLKCSPIMEQFNFRWPDSLDCSKLPNKNDPNYLCMEAPSNGSEEPPRGSSMLPPMLWPQRPHSAGHDLTQQKDGLGRLSCENPGKFHHVEKSGSCAPLCTMGVDVYWSWEDKQFAVIWMAVWSILCFFSSAFTVLTFLIDPQRFKYPERPIIFLSMCYCVYSVGYIVRLFSGAENIACNPDSGQLYVIQEGLESTGCTLVFLILYYFGMASSLWWVILTLTWFLAAGKKWGHEAIEANSSYFHLAAWAIPAVKTIMILVMRRVAGDELTGLCYVGSMDVNALTGFVLVPLACYLILGTSFILSGFVALFHIRRVMKTGGENTDKLEKLMVRIGVFSVLYTVPATCVIACYFYERLNMGYWKVLATQQKCKVNNHTKHLDCTMSDSVPAVEIFMVKIFMLLVVGITSGVWIWTSKTLQSWQGVCSRRIKNRTRRKSTSMVASGSLYKKTSQPLPKVHHAKYEPALQPPTCV; this is encoded by the coding sequence ATGAGCTgcgggcggcggcggcgaagCTCCAGACCGACTCTGGGCGTGGTGCTGCATCTGGTGTGTTCCTGTTTCGGCATCAGCTCCATCGACATCGACCGGCCCGGGGACGCCCGGTGCCAACCCATCGAGATCCCCATGTGCAAAGACATCGGCTACAACATGACCCGGATGCCCAACTTAATGGGCCACGAGGACCAGCAGGATGCGGCCATCCAACTGCACGAGTTCGCCCCGCTGGTGGAGTACGGCTGCCATGGGCACCTCAAATTCTTCCTCTGTTCCCTCTATGCCCCCATGTGCACCGAGCAGGTTTCCACGCCCATCCCGGCCTGCCGGGTGATGTGCGAACAGGCGCGGCTCAAGTGCTCACCCATCATGGAGCAGTTCAACTTCAGATGGCCGGACTCTCTGGATTGCAGCAAACTGCCCAACAAAAATGACCCCAATTATTTGTGCATGGAAGCCCCCAGCAATGGCTCCGAGGAACCTCCCCGGGGATCCAGCATGCTCCCTCCCATGCTCTGGCCCCAGAGGCCTCACAGTGCCGGTCACGACCTGACCCAGCAGAAGGACGGGCTGGGCCGGCTCTCCTGCGAGAACCCCGGGAAGTTCCACCATGTGGAGAAGAGCGGTTCTTGTGCTCCACTTTGCACGATGGGGGTGGATGTTTACTGGAGCTGGGAGGACAAGCAGTTCGCCGTCATCTGGATGGCCGTCTGGTCCATCCTCTGCTTCTTCTCCAGCGCCTTCACCGTCCTGACCTTCCTGATCGACCCCCAGCGCTTCAAGTACCCAGAGAGGCCCATCATCTTCTTGTCCATGTGTTACTGCGTCTACTCCGTGGGCTACATTGTCCGCCTCTTCTCTGGAGCGGAAAACATCGCCTGCAATCCGGACAGTGGCCAACTCTATGTCATTCAAGAAGGTTTGGAGAGCACCGGCTGTACCTTGGTTTTCCTGATCCTCTACTACTTCGGCATGGCCAGCTCCTTGTGGTGGGTGATCCTGACTTTGACGTGGTTCCTGGCCGCGGGGAAGAAATGGGGCCATGAGGCCATTGAAGCCAACAGCAGTTACTTTCACTTGGCGGCTTGGGCCATCCCTGCGGTTAAGACTATTATGATCTTAGTCATGCGCCGGGTTGCGGGGGATGAGTTGACGGGCTTGTGCTACGTTGGCAGCATGGATGTCAATGCGCTGACCGGCTTCGTGCTGGTCCCTCTGGCTTGCTATCTCATTCTGGGGACATCCTTCATCCTTTCGGGCTTTGTGGCCCTCTTCCACATCAGGAGGGTAATGAAAACTGGCGGAGAGAACACCGACAAACTGGAGAAGCTCATGGTGAGGATTGGTGTCTTCTCCGTCTTGTATACCGTGCCGGCCACTTGTGTCATCGCGTGTTACTTTTATGAAAGGTTGAACATGGGTTACTGGAAGGTTTTGGCCACCCAGCAAAAATGCAAGGTCAACAATCATACCAAGCACCTGGACTGCACCATGAGCGACTCCGTCCCGGCCGTGGAGATCTTTATGGTCAAAATCTTTATGTTGCTGGTGGTGGGCATTACCAGTGGGGTTTGGATTTGGACATCCAAAACTTTGCAATCCTGGCAAGGGGTTTGTAGCCGGAGGATCAAGAACAGGACTCGGAGGAAATCCACCAGCATGGTAGCAAGTGGGAGTCTTTACAAAAAGACAagccagcctttgcccaaagttcATCACGCAAAGTACGAACCAGCTTTGCAACCCCCAACCTGTGTGTGA